A DNA window from Zingiber officinale cultivar Zhangliang chromosome 3A, Zo_v1.1, whole genome shotgun sequence contains the following coding sequences:
- the LOC122052980 gene encoding protein RGF1 INDUCIBLE TRANSCRIPTION FACTOR 1-like yields MSPMLRLPQWLPPLLQTSFFTHCEVHGDSNKTECNMYCLDCAGDALCSYCLPDHKDHQLVQIRRSSYHNVIRVSEVSKLIDISSIQTYTINSAKIVFLNERPQQRPGKGVINSCENCGRGLLDSFRFCSIGCKLEGMRTDPELSFAVRPKPGREWMRGSESDESVSSQRKTPVPLVSGGNDGSGSVSSETTAPCRPRSRRKGIPHRSPF; encoded by the exons ATGAGTCCGATGCTTCGATTGCCGCAGTGGCTGCCGCCGCTCCTGCAGACGAGCTTCTTCACGCACTGCGAAGTCCACGGCGACTCCAACAAGACCGAGTGCAACATGTACTGCTTGGACTGCGCCGGCGACGCGCTCTGTTCTTATTGCCTCCCAGACCACAAGGATCACCAACTCGTTCAG ATTCGGAGGTCGTCTTATCACAATGTGATTAGGGTATCGGAAGTGTCGAAGTTGATAGACATCTCCTCGATCCAGACCTACACCATCAACAGCGCCAAGATCGTGTTCCTCAATGAGCGGCCTCAGCAGAGGCCCGGGAAGGGCGTGATCAACAGCTGCGAGAACTGCGGCCGCGGCCTCTTGGATTCCTTCCGCTTCTGCTCCATTGGCTGCAAG cTCGAAGGAATGCGGACGGACCCGGAGTTGAGCTTCGCGGTCCGCCCGAAACCCGGTCGCGAGTGGATGCGAGGATCCGAATCCGACGAGTCGGTGTCGTCGCAGAGGAAGACGCCGGTACCTCTAGTCTCCGGTGGCAATGATGGCAGCGGGAGCGTTTCTTCGGAGACTACTGCCCCGTGCCGGCCGAGGTCCCGACGAAAAGGCATACCCCATCGATCTCCATTCTGA
- the LOC122052979 gene encoding pentatricopeptide repeat-containing protein At4g38150-like, whose product MQSAVSKLLLSNISRRLCSLPKTWIGERCVPGIGFSTSSKSGRSMRGERGDGDDSEDLFLRNLNFGEEGSGERQRARQEGSFERPSSRPTFRGGEERRKMPPLPEDGIDEASDDLFHDFDLGEDELGMTGSGLQGRSRSRATRRAPPREDFNQSTQASFKDFGRDYMGDFENPQYRSPSGSASGDRIEDSRYGSPYIGSGSEDLGGGQRGRDRIGDSLAQKFNLGPSGQQKKTDEADQNNSDSTKPISLEAPPEDADEIFKKMKETGVIPNAVAMLDGLCKDGLVQEAMKLFGSMREKRTMPEVVIYTAVVEGFCKAAKFDDAKRIFRKMQNNGITPNAFSYKILIQSLCQEKKLEDSVEFCMEMLDAGHQPNAATAIGLVDEFIKEKGVEEADNFVKKLLGRGWILDDKAIREHLNKKGPFSPLIWEAFFGKKASRGPF is encoded by the coding sequence ATGCAAAGTGCGGTGTCCAAGCTTCTCCTGTCCAATATCTCGAGAAGGCTGTGCAGTCTTCCTAAGACTTGGATAGGTGAGCGATGTGTACCAGGAATCGGTTTCAGTACGAGCAGCAAATCCGGCCGGTCGATGAGAGGCGAAAGAGGTGATGGCGATGACTCGGAGGATCTCTTCCTTCGAAATCTTAACTTTGGGGAGGAAGGTAGCGGAGAGAGGCAAAGGGCGCGCCAGGAAGGCTCTTTTGAACGACCCTCCTCTAGGCCAACGTTTCGCGGTGGCGAGGAAAGGCGAAAGATGCCGCCTTTGCCTGAGGATGGCATCGATGAAGCTTCAGATGATCTTTTCCATGATTTTGACTTGGGCGAAGACGAGCTTGGTATGACTGGTAGTGGTCTGCAAGGCCGTTCTCGCAGCAGAGCTACACGAAGAGCCCCTCCAAGGGAGGATTTTAATCAGTCAACACAGGCTTCATTCAAGGATTTTGGCCGAGATTATATGGGCGACTTTGAGAATCCACAATATAGATCGCCATCAGGATCTGCCAGTGGAGACAGGATTGAAGATTCAAGATATGGATCACCTTACATTGGTAGCGGATCAGAGGATTTGGGTGGTGGGCAGAGGGGAAGAGATCGAATCGGTGATTCACTAGCTCAAAAGTTTAATCTTGGACCATCTGGGCAGCAGAAGAAGACGGATGAAGCCGATCAAAACAATTCAGATTCGACAAAACCTATCTCACTGGAGGCGCCACCAGAAGATGCTGATGAGATTTTCAAGAAGATGAAGGAGACTGGCGTTATACCTAATGCTGTCGCCATGCTTGACGGCCTCTGCAAAGATGGGCTAGTTCAAGAGGCCATGAAGCTGTTTGGATCAATGCGTGAGAAGCGCACAATGCCAGAGGTTGTGATTTACACTGCTGTTGTGGAAGGGTTCTGCAAGGCGGCAAAATTCGATGATGCTAAGAGGATTTTCAGGAAAATGCAGAACAATGGAATCACGCCTAATGCATTTAGCTACAAGATTCTCATTCAGAGCTTGTGCCAAGAAAAGAAATTGGAGGATTCAGTTGAGTTCTGCATGGAGATGCTGGATGCTGGACATCAACCAAATGCGGCTACTGCGATTGGTTTGGTGGATGAGTTCATTAAAGAGAAAGGAGTGGAGGAAGCTGATAATTTTGTGAAGAAGTTGCTCGGGAGAGGTTGGATTCTTGACGACAAAGCAATCCGAGAGCATTTGAACAAGAAAGGACCATTCTCACCATTGATTTGGGAGGCCTTCTTTGGGAAAAAGGCATCACGAGGTCCATTTTGA
- the LOC122052981 gene encoding alkaline phosphatase D-like isoform X1 translates to MEMKSRGIRRSSLSPYLLFLLLVSLSKASPSSSNGELPPPGVVSRIAFGSCSNQSAPQSIWDAVLDFDPQVFIWLGDNIYGDNKRPFRIMGKERTIGPWKNVPRFFPSTEEEMRRRYLLAKGNPGYSNLRQTAQVIGTWDDHDYGLNDAGKEFSKKEINQRLLLDFLDEAEDSPRRRQDGVYTSYIFGPSGKQIKIILLDTRYHRDPLFSDGTILGDSQWQWLENELYGPESEITIIASSIQVVSNLSAITSPLFYPESWGRFPKERKRLYKLVKDSKRSGIFFISGDVHFGEITRYDCGEQYPLYDITSSGLTQAIEKVVPKLFAFLVRAIAWWTPSTMRVYSSECRYRSCTYAQPNFGAIQIIWDEVPQRIRVEVRDSNGDPATAIDILLSDLQSIDTNKIIGRPMKYEHHCLLESELPCFWRHSFAFIVFASSAGLLLAMILLAYTIASASKKFLLKFKID, encoded by the exons ATGGAGATGAAGTCAAGGGGAATTCGACGATCTTCGCTCTCACCgtaccttctcttcctcctcctcgtgTCCCTATCCAAAGCTTCTCCTTCCTCTTCGAATGGCGAGCTGCCTCCCCCTGGCGTCGTCTCTCGCATCGCCTTCGGTTCCTGCTCCAACCAGAGTGCGCCGCAG TCGATTTGGGATGCGGTCCTTGATTTCGATCCCCAGGTCTTCATTTGGCTTGGTGACAATATCTACGGCGACAACAAACGCCCCTTCAGGATTATGGGGAAGGAGCGGACTATCGGGCCGTGGAAGAACGTGCCGAGATTCTTCCCGTCGACGGAGGAGGAGATGCGGAGAAGGTACTTGTTGGCTAAGGGCAATCCGGGTTACTCTAATCTGAGACAGACGGCTCAG GTTATTGGTACATGGGATGACCATGATTATGGGTTGAATGATGCAGGAAAAGAATTCAGCAAGAAGGAAATAAATCAAAGGCTTCTTTTAGATTTCCTAGATGAAGCTGAAGATAGTCCTCG GCGGCGTCAAGATGGGGTTTATACATCCTATATATTTGGTCCCAGTGGAAAACAAATAAAG ATCATTCTTTTGGATACGAGATATCATAGGGACCCCCTCTTCAGTGATGGAACTATATTGGGAGATTCTCAGTGGCAATGGCTTGAGAATGAATTGTATGGTCCTGAATCAGAAATTACAATTATTGCCTCTTCCATTCAG GTAGTATCAAATCTTTCTGCAATTACTTCTCCATTGTTCTATCCAGAGTCTTGGGGACGATTTCCAAAGGAGAGAAAACGTCTGTATAAACTGGTAAAAGATAGCAAG AGAAGTGGAATCTTCTTTATAAGTGGTGATGTTCATTTTGGGGAGATTACCCGTTATGATTGTGGGGAGCAGTATCCACTGTATGATATAACCTCAAGTGGACTTACTCAGGCTATTGAAAAGGTTGTGCCAAAACTCTTTGCTTTCCTGGTGAGAGCTATAGCATGGTGGACACCTAGTACCATGAGAGTGTATTCTTCAGAATGCCGATACAGATCATGCACATATG CTCAGCCAAATTTTGGGGCAATTCAGATAATTTGGGATGAGGTACCTCAAAGAATCAGAGTTGAAGTGAGGGATTCAAATGGAGATCCTGCTACTGCTATAGATATCTTACTTTCTGATCTGCAATCCATAGATACAAACAAGATCATCGGAAGACCTATGAAGTATGAACATCACTGCTTACTTGAATCAGAACTTCCATGTTTCTGGAGGCATTCTTTTGCCTTCATTGTCTTTGCATCAAGTGCTG GTTTGCTCCTTGCTATGATTCTGTTAGCCTATACAATTGCATCAGCTAGCAAGAAGTTCCTTTTGAAATTCAAGATTGATTGA
- the LOC122052981 gene encoding alkaline phosphatase D-like isoform X2 encodes MEMKSRGIRRSSLSPYLLFLLLVSLSKASPSSSNGELPPPGVVSRIAFGSCSNQSAPQSIWDAVLDFDPQVFIWLGDNIYGDNKRPFRIMGKERTIGPWKNVPRFFPSTEEEMRRRYLLAKGNPGYSNLRQTAQVIGTWDDHDYGLNDAGKEFSKKEINQRLLLDFLDEAEDSPRRRQDGVYTSYIFGPSGKQIKIILLDTRYHRDPLFSDGTILGDSQWQWLENELYGPESEITIIASSIQVVSNLSAITSPLFYPESWGRFPKERKRLYKLVKDSKRSGIFFISGDVHFGEITRYDCGEQYPLYDITSSGLTQAIEKVVPKLFAFLVRAIAWWTPSTMRVYSSECRYRSCTYAQPNFGAIQIIWDEVPQRIRVEVRDSNGDPATAIDILLSDLQSIDTNKIIGRPMKFAPCYDSVSLYNCIS; translated from the exons ATGGAGATGAAGTCAAGGGGAATTCGACGATCTTCGCTCTCACCgtaccttctcttcctcctcctcgtgTCCCTATCCAAAGCTTCTCCTTCCTCTTCGAATGGCGAGCTGCCTCCCCCTGGCGTCGTCTCTCGCATCGCCTTCGGTTCCTGCTCCAACCAGAGTGCGCCGCAG TCGATTTGGGATGCGGTCCTTGATTTCGATCCCCAGGTCTTCATTTGGCTTGGTGACAATATCTACGGCGACAACAAACGCCCCTTCAGGATTATGGGGAAGGAGCGGACTATCGGGCCGTGGAAGAACGTGCCGAGATTCTTCCCGTCGACGGAGGAGGAGATGCGGAGAAGGTACTTGTTGGCTAAGGGCAATCCGGGTTACTCTAATCTGAGACAGACGGCTCAG GTTATTGGTACATGGGATGACCATGATTATGGGTTGAATGATGCAGGAAAAGAATTCAGCAAGAAGGAAATAAATCAAAGGCTTCTTTTAGATTTCCTAGATGAAGCTGAAGATAGTCCTCG GCGGCGTCAAGATGGGGTTTATACATCCTATATATTTGGTCCCAGTGGAAAACAAATAAAG ATCATTCTTTTGGATACGAGATATCATAGGGACCCCCTCTTCAGTGATGGAACTATATTGGGAGATTCTCAGTGGCAATGGCTTGAGAATGAATTGTATGGTCCTGAATCAGAAATTACAATTATTGCCTCTTCCATTCAG GTAGTATCAAATCTTTCTGCAATTACTTCTCCATTGTTCTATCCAGAGTCTTGGGGACGATTTCCAAAGGAGAGAAAACGTCTGTATAAACTGGTAAAAGATAGCAAG AGAAGTGGAATCTTCTTTATAAGTGGTGATGTTCATTTTGGGGAGATTACCCGTTATGATTGTGGGGAGCAGTATCCACTGTATGATATAACCTCAAGTGGACTTACTCAGGCTATTGAAAAGGTTGTGCCAAAACTCTTTGCTTTCCTGGTGAGAGCTATAGCATGGTGGACACCTAGTACCATGAGAGTGTATTCTTCAGAATGCCGATACAGATCATGCACATATG CTCAGCCAAATTTTGGGGCAATTCAGATAATTTGGGATGAGGTACCTCAAAGAATCAGAGTTGAAGTGAGGGATTCAAATGGAGATCCTGCTACTGCTATAGATATCTTACTTTCTGATCTGCAATCCATAGATACAAACAAGATCATCGGAAGACCTATGAA GTTTGCTCCTTGCTATGATTCTGTTAGCCTATACAATTGCATCAGCTAG
- the LOC122052981 gene encoding alkaline phosphatase D-like isoform X3 encodes MEMKSRGIRRSSLSPYLLFLLLVSLSKASPSSSNGELPPPGVVSRIAFGSCSNQSAPQSIWDAVLDFDPQVFIWLGDNIYGDNKRPFRIMGKERTIGPWKNVPRFFPSTEEEMRRRYLLAKGNPGYSNLRQTAQVIGTWDDHDYGLNDAGKEFSKKEINQRLLLDFLDEAEDSPRRRQDGVYTSYIFGPSGKQIKIILLDTRYHRDPLFSDGTILGDSQWQWLENELYGPESEITIIASSIQVVSNLSAITSPLFYPESWGRFPKERKRLYKLVKDSKRSGIFFISGDVHFGEITRYDCGEQYPLYDITSSGLTQAIEKVVPKLFAFLVRAIAWWTPSTMRVYSSECRYRSCTYGMTFLMLSQILGQFR; translated from the exons ATGGAGATGAAGTCAAGGGGAATTCGACGATCTTCGCTCTCACCgtaccttctcttcctcctcctcgtgTCCCTATCCAAAGCTTCTCCTTCCTCTTCGAATGGCGAGCTGCCTCCCCCTGGCGTCGTCTCTCGCATCGCCTTCGGTTCCTGCTCCAACCAGAGTGCGCCGCAG TCGATTTGGGATGCGGTCCTTGATTTCGATCCCCAGGTCTTCATTTGGCTTGGTGACAATATCTACGGCGACAACAAACGCCCCTTCAGGATTATGGGGAAGGAGCGGACTATCGGGCCGTGGAAGAACGTGCCGAGATTCTTCCCGTCGACGGAGGAGGAGATGCGGAGAAGGTACTTGTTGGCTAAGGGCAATCCGGGTTACTCTAATCTGAGACAGACGGCTCAG GTTATTGGTACATGGGATGACCATGATTATGGGTTGAATGATGCAGGAAAAGAATTCAGCAAGAAGGAAATAAATCAAAGGCTTCTTTTAGATTTCCTAGATGAAGCTGAAGATAGTCCTCG GCGGCGTCAAGATGGGGTTTATACATCCTATATATTTGGTCCCAGTGGAAAACAAATAAAG ATCATTCTTTTGGATACGAGATATCATAGGGACCCCCTCTTCAGTGATGGAACTATATTGGGAGATTCTCAGTGGCAATGGCTTGAGAATGAATTGTATGGTCCTGAATCAGAAATTACAATTATTGCCTCTTCCATTCAG GTAGTATCAAATCTTTCTGCAATTACTTCTCCATTGTTCTATCCAGAGTCTTGGGGACGATTTCCAAAGGAGAGAAAACGTCTGTATAAACTGGTAAAAGATAGCAAG AGAAGTGGAATCTTCTTTATAAGTGGTGATGTTCATTTTGGGGAGATTACCCGTTATGATTGTGGGGAGCAGTATCCACTGTATGATATAACCTCAAGTGGACTTACTCAGGCTATTGAAAAGGTTGTGCCAAAACTCTTTGCTTTCCTGGTGAGAGCTATAGCATGGTGGACACCTAGTACCATGAGAGTGTATTCTTCAGAATGCCGATACAGATCATGCACATATGGTATGACTTTTCTAATG CTCAGCCAAATTTTGGGGCAATTCAGATAA